GCGCCGCCATGCGAGCGATCGAGCGCTATCTTCATCCGAAGATCCAGCGGCAGAGCGCGATGGCGAGAAATGCGATTAGCGTCGCGTAATGCAGAATCGTGCGCGATTTCTGAATCGTCTCGACGTCGATCGGGTTGAGGGCGTCGCCGAGCGTCGCGCGATCCTCGACCTGGCCCGCGTAAGCTGCGGCGCCGCCGAGCTGCACGCCCAGCGCACCGGCCATTGCGGCCTCGGGATAACCGGCATTCACGCTCGCGTGCCGGTACGCATCGCGCGCGCACATTCGCAGCGCTTCGCGTCCAGTCGCGAAAAGAATCGAAGCCGCGCCCGCGATGCAGAGTGCCGACAGCCGGGCCGGAACATAGTTAGCGATATCGTCGATCCGCGCGGCGGCGCGGCCGAAGTTCAGATAGCGCTCGTCACGATAACCGATCATGGAATCGAGAGTATTGGCAGCCTTGTATGCGATCGCGCCGACCGGACCGGCGATGAAAAGAAACAGCAGCGGCGCGATCACGGCATCGCTGGAATTTTCCGCCACCGACTCGACCGTCGCGCGCGCGATACCTTCGCGATCGAGCGCGTCGGGATCGCGGCCGACCAATGCCGGCAAAGCAGTTCGCGCGGCGGCGAGATCATTGAGGATCAGCGCGCGTTCGACCGCGAGTGCAGAGTCGTCGAGCCCGCGCATCGCGAGCGTGGTCCATGCCAAGGCGACCGCAGCCACGGCGCCAAGGAACGGGCTCCCGCGATCGATCACCGAAATGACGAAATAGGCGACGATGGCTGTGAGGCCAATTACGCCGAGCGCGAGCAGGCGGCCGTTGCGCCGATCGCGACGCCGGTCCCCGGTGCGCAGGCCGCGCTCGCCGCTCGCGATCGCGGCGCCGATTAGGCGCACCGGATGCGGCAGCCACGCCGGATCGCCGAGCAGCAGGTCGGCGCCGAGCGCGAGCGCGATCAGCGGAGTCGAAAGATGGGTTGCGTGAGTCATCGATCAAAGACCGTTCTTCGCAAGCGCGCGTGAACAACTCGTCATCGCTGCACGTCCGATCAATTCGCCGAGCCGAGTGTGTTTGCCGCAATAGTCGTGCGCTGGAAGACGATCCGGGCAAGCGACGATGATGCAATCGGTGCCGGTGCCGGTCGCGGGCTTGCGTGACACGGTGCTGCGCACGTGCGCGTCAAGCACGGCGGCGACGCGGCCTTCGGTTGCGATCTGGATCGCCTCGACCATCGCCGCTTCGCTGAGCGGCTGATTGATCGCGACGATGAGATTGATCGTCCCGGGCAGCATCGATTCAACCGTAGCTGAATCGCCAACGCGAAGCGCGTTCGAGCATCCCGCGGTACACCAGGCGCTGACGACTAGATCGCCGCGGGTCAGCGTGAACGTCGCAACCCGCCGCACTTTCGCGCCGGTCATCATCGCGACGGTGCGCCGCGGATCATGACCGAGCGATCGCGCGACGCGCGAGAGGTGACGGCGCGGCGCTTCGGTGGCGGCGCGCTCGCCGATCTCGACCTGGTGATTGATGATCAGACTTGCACGCGAGCGGCCTCCACCGAGCGGCGCCCATCCGAGGATGCGATAAACCTCGGGCAAATGGACGACGAGATTGCGGCCAGCGATTTCGGATCGCCACGGCGCGGAGCGCTGCAAGTGTTTATCGGCGGCGATCGCCCGGCAGGATGTCACGCCAGATTGACGGATTGTCGATCGCGTTCTTGAGTTCATCGCCGCGCGCACTATCTCCCTTCCACGAGTCGAAGTGCAACAGCGATCGCGGCGGCATCCGCGCCGCCCACTCCGCGGTTTCGAGCAAGGGGCGGTCAGGAAATTCGCGCACGTAGCCGAGGCAGAGATACGCGACGGGAATGACGCCGCGCGGGATGTCGAAAATCTCCGCCAGTGCGTCGTTGCGCAGGATACTCACCCATCCCATGCCGAGGCCCTCGGCGCGCGCCGCGAGCCACATGTTCTCGATCGCGAGGCACGCCGAATAAATCTCGACGTCGTCGATGCTGCTCTTGCCGAGCACGCCGGGGCCGAAGCGGTCGGGCGTGCAGGTCACGATGAGGTTGAGCGGCGCCTCGAGGATTCCCTCGAGCTTGAGCGACAGGAACTTTTCGCGGCGCGCGCCTGAAAATGAATCGGCGTTCTTGATTCGTTCGCGCTCGAAGATTTCCTTGACGCGCCGGCGACGCTCGATGTCGCGCACGACTATGAAATCCCACGGTTGCGTAAATCCCACGCTGGCCGCGTGATGCGCCGCGATCAGGATGCGCGCGAGCACATCGTCGGGAACCGGATCGGCGATGAACTCCCGGATATCGCGGCGCCGGAAGATCGCCTCGTAGAGACCGCGCCTGAGCGCTGCCTCGAAGGCGTGATGATTCCGATCAGCCATGCTGCACTGACTTTGCGAGCGGGCGAATTGCGATTGGAGAGCGGGCGAAGCTCGGTGCCTCGCCCGCTTGAGATGCGTTTTTCAGGAGGCGGCCTTTTTCGCGGCCTCGAGGGCGGCCGCGTAGTTGGGCTCGCTCGCGACTTCCTTGACGTATTCGACGTAGGTCACGTTGTCGTTCTTGTCGACGACGAATACCGCGCGCGCCAGCAGGTAAAGCTCCTTGATGAGCGCGCCGTATTTGTGGCCGAAGTCCGCGCCGCGATAGTCGCTGATCGTCGTCACCTTGTCGACGCCGGCCGCGCCGCACCAGCGCGCCTGCGCGAACGGCAGGTCCATCGAGATCGTGACGATCTCGACGCCGCCGGGAAGCTTGGCCGCTTCCTCGTTGAACTTGCGCGTTTCGGTATCGCAGACGGGAGTGTCGAGCGACGGAAGCGCGGAAATGATTTTGACCTTGCCTTTGAAAGTCTCGAGGCTGGCGGGCGCCATGCCCTTGCCGACCGCGTTGAAGTTGGGAGCTTTCTGGCCGACCTTCAATTCGGGGCCAACCAGCGTCATCGGATTACCGCGCATCGTTACTGCGCCTGAACGTTCTTCGGCCATGAGCAAAACTCTCCTTCGAGAATGCGGAAATGAGGTTCTCTCGACTCTATCCAGTCAGGCGATCTGCGTAAACATCGCGAAACCGCCGGTACTGGCGTCAGACGCCAGTGCCAAACCGCCGGCGCGTGGCTCTGACTAGGAGCTGCGATATCGCGAGCGGCGCTCGGCTTCGAGGATATCGGCGACGTCGCGCGGCGGACGCTCCGGCATCCAGCCCTTGGTGTAGTCGCGGGTCTCCCAGGTGCGATCGGTCGCGTCCCATACATAAGGAAGTTGCACGATCGTTCCGGGCTCTTTGATCGTGTCGAACGCGCGCATCGCGTCGCGCACGATTTGGCGCTGCAACTCGGGCTCGTTCGGTTTGCCGGTCTGATGACCGAGCGGAAAGTTCACGAACACCGCGCGCGGCGCCTTCACCGCCTGCGTGATGTCGAGCGCCGAGGTCATACAAAGGGTAGGAATTCCAGCCTCTTCGACCACTCGGGCAATCAGTCCAACGGACTGATGGCATACGGGTCAGGCAGGCACCAGGTAGAAAGCGTCGGCGTGCGCGGCCTTGAGCTCGTCGACGATCTGCGGCGCCAGCTCGTCGCGCACTTTGCGCGAGGAATAGATTCCGCCCATGAACGTGAACGCCGGATCGCAGAGCGCGCCGATCACGCCCGCGGTCTCGAGCTCGCGCATCCGCTCGAGCGGAAAAACGCAGTTCGGATCCTGTTCGGCATCGGCGGTCGGATAGCCGAAGTGCCAGATGTTGAGATCGTCGCGGTTCGCGTCTTTCGGGATGCGCCGATAAGAGGCGTCCTCGCGATGAAAGCGCGGCTGGTCGCGATACATTACGCCGCCCGAGCTCATCAGCGCGACGCGGCACTCGGCGATCGGCTTGGTCAGCGGAGTGAACGGAACGTTATCGTTCACGACCCAGCGATACGGCTTGAAGTCGCTGTAGAGCTCTTTGGTGCGGGGAATGTATTCGACCGGCATCGTGACAAACTCCTTCAGCGCAGATGCGGCATCACTTCGGCGGTGAAGCGCTCGAGTGAGCGGCGCGCCTTTCCGGGCGCGAGACCCGGCAATTGCGTTACCGTGATCAGCTCCGTCATCCGCCCCGATGCTATCACCTCGCGCAGCTTGGCGACGACCTCGCACGGAGAGCCGAGCACGCTGGTGCGGCGGAGCCGTTCCGGATCGGGGCGAATCAGGATCTTCGTCGGGTCGTTGGTTTTGGCCGCCGCCGAAAGCCACTTGCCGTAGAGCTCGGCCTGGTACATCAGCGCGTCGCGCGTGTCGTCCCAGGCTCGCTGTTCGCTGTCGGCGACGTAGACGACGCGGCTGTTGACGAGACTGTAGCGCGAAGGATCCTTGCCCGCGGCCTTCATCGCCTCGACATAGATTCCCATCTCCTTACGGCCGCCGACGCATGCGAACGACATGTCGAGCTTGGCCGCGCGGCGAATACCGGCGGGCGCGCCCGCGCCCCACAGCAACTCAGGATGCGGTTTGCTGGCGGGAGGCGGCAGTACGCGCACGTCGCGCAGCTTGAAATATTTGCCATCGAAGCTGAAACGCTCGCCCGTCCATGCGCGCTTCAGGATTTCGATCGTCTCGATCGTACGGCCGAACCGCTCGTCGCGCGGAATTCCAAAGCCATCGAACTCCTCGGCGCGATAGCCGAGGCCGAGACCGAGCCGCAGCCGTCCACCGGAAATCACGTCGACGACGGCCGCATCCTCGGCGAGTTTGAGCGGATGGAAAAATGGCACGAGCAGCACGAACGTTCCGATCGTGACGCGCCGGGTGCGTGCGGCGATTGCAGCCGCCATCGGCAGCATCGAGGGCAGATAGCCGTCGTCGGTGAAGTGATGCTCGGTCAGCCAGATCGAATCGAAGCCGGCGCGATCGCAATACTCGACCTGGCTGAGGGTATCGCCGTAAAGATCGGTGAACGAGATCGGCGAGTCGGGCGGGTTCCTGAAATCAACCTGGTATCCGATTTTGATTCGCGCCATTGCTCCTCGCAGGCGACGCTCAGCGGCAGCTCAGGCCGCCGTCAACGATAAGTTCGGTTCCGGTGATGTACGAGGCATCGTCGGAGAGCAGAAATACGATCGCGCTCGCGATCTCCCATGGCGTGCCCTGCCGGCGCATGGGAATTCGCGGCGCGACCTGCGCCTCGCGATCGCCGATCTCGCGCCGCACCATCGACGAATTGATGAGCCCCGGCAGAATCGTGTTGACGCGAACGTTGGAGCGCGCCGCGGTGACCGCGGCGGATCGACCGAGGCCAAGCAGCGCGGCTTTCGTCGCCTCATATGGAATCATCGAGTTGCTGCGCAACGCGGCGAGCGAAGAAACGTTGACGATCGCGCCGCCGCCGGACTTTTCGATCTCGGGAAGCGCATGGCGCATCGCGAGAAAATGGCTACGCACGTTGACCACGTGCATCTTGTCGAATTGCTCGGTCGAGGTTTTGAGCAGGTTGCCGCCGATCCCGATTCCGACGTTGTTGACCAGCAGATGAAGCGCGCCAAAGCTTTTCACCGTCGCTTCGATCGCTGATTTGATCTGCGCTTCGTCACTGACATCAGCGGCGATCGCTTGCGCGCGCCCACCTTCGGCGCGAATTGCGGCGGCAGTTTCCTCGGCGAGGGCAAGTGATTTGTCGGAAACCATCACCGTCGCGCCTTCGCGGGCGCATACGATCGCGGTTGCGCGCCCATTTCCGATCGAGAGCTTCTCGCCGGTATTCGGCGGGCCGTCGGCGCCGCCACCGAAAATCAACGCGACCTTGTTCTGAAGCCGTGCCATGATGCGCCTCCGGATGGGAATTCCAGCCGAGAAATAGCGCAATCAGGCAAAGCTTGCACGCGCGGCGCGATGGCTCGCCGCGCTCATGATGCGGGGAAGTTCGCGCTAAGCGCCGTCGCGATTCTGAAACCTGCCGATCCCGGGCTCCGGTGCGATGTTAAGAATCTCGCGCCCGTAGATTTCGCCCAGGTACTCAATCAAGTTGCGCATCGAGATCACTTTGGTCGCTTTGCCGCTCTCATCGATGATCGGGATATGCCGAAAGCCCTCGAGCACCATGCGGTTGAGCGCAAACGCGACCGTGGCATCAGCGGGCAGCGTGTAGGGATCAGGCGTCATGAAGGATTCGATCGTGGTGTTCTCCACGTCGATCGGATTGGCGGCAACTTTCATCAGGATGTCGCGCTCGGTGAAAATTCCCGCGAGCTCGCCGGCGCGATTGATCAGCACGCATGCGCGCCGCTCCGCGCGCATCGTGCGGATCACATCGGCGAGAGAAGTGGTTATTTCGAGAACCAGCGGCGCGAGCGCCGCAACATCAGCCAGCTTGTCGTGAGCGAGCGCTGACTCAAGCTCGCTCGGCCCGGGGCATTCCTCGTCGAACATCTGTTCGCGATCGTCATCGGCATCCCGCATAAGAGAGCCTCCCGGTCGTGATTTGCACCTCGCAAGCTATTGCTTTGCCACAGTTACAGCAAAGGCCGCATTGGCGGCGTCAGATGGCTGCCTCCCAGACAACCTCGACCTGGTCTTCGGAACTGATGATCTCGCCCTTGGCGAGCGTCTTGCCGCTCGACACCGTACTGACGGTAAAGGCTTTGGAGAGATCGATCGTATGATGCTGCGTTCCGGCGCTTATGCTCTGAAATGTGACGCTGCCGAAGTTAGGCTCCTCGCTCTCGATCGACTCGACGATCCACTCGACGCTGGTTCCGTCGTAGGGATTGGTTCCCGACGGATCGGCGACGCCGACGCTGATCGCGACGTTGGTGCTCTGGTTCATCATGCTGACAAAGCCGTGGTCGGATTCCGGCGCGCAGACGAGAACGCTTACGACGTCACCGGGCTGAATCGCTAGATTGTCGATGACGTAGCCTGCCGGAAACCATTCGGTCCACGCCCAATAGCTCACGCTGCTGCCGGATAACGTTGCCGCGGTGCCGGCTTGAAGCACCTGGCCCGAATTCCATCCGCCGAGGCCGACCCAGAATCCGACGATCTGCGTACCCGGCTCGCTCGGCTTGGTACTTATCGCCGGTACCTTCCACTCGGCGTAAACCATATTCGCCGGCTCAGGAGGACTCAGGTTGAGCGACGGTACATTGACGACGGCGCCGGCCCAGTCTCCTTCGAGACTGAACTTGTTAGTTTTGGGCAAAGCGCGAGGCCGGGTATGCCACGCCGTGGTTTCGACGAGATGCGCTTTCTGGAAAATGGGTTTTCGCGCGAAGGCGCGGTCCCAGAGCTTGCGCAGGCCCGGCTCTTTTGCGGGATCGGGACGGCGTGGCAATCCATACAGTGCTAGACTACGATCCGATGCAGTGGCGGGATCGAAATTGCGTGGTGGCGCCTCAAAAATAGTCACTTTCATTTTTCTTTCTCCTTTCAATTGAAATGTGAATTCAGTGCATCGGCTCGAATGTCGAAGCATCGCAACGCTTTCCGATATACAGACGTTCAAATTCGATGAACCGGGATGTTCAGCGGCAGCCGAATCGAAGCGATTCGCCGTTCGGGGTGGTACTTCGCGATGCCGCTGCCTGATCGAGAGTAGTACAAGGTGCGACGGCGAATTACTGCGGAGAACTACGCGGTTAACCTTGCATCCGTACAATACGATTCACTTCAAGGATGTCCTGTCGATATCTGGAAGCAATGAAAGAGATTAAAACGCAACTTGAGTACGCAGTTGAGAGGGGCCGAACCCAACTTGCGCAATTTACGAGTGACTACTACGTAAAATTAATTTCTTCGCATTACTGATCGCATTATTCGTTCTTTTCCCTGTGAGTAACTCGTCGCGAATATTGTACTAAGTGAGGCACAAGCGGAATGTGATCGCGGGTAAGTTATGTTCCAGGAACGCAAGCTTGCGGATTCATTGCGCGAAGCGGCCGACGCCTTGCGGGCGATGGCAGAAGCGGGATGCGACGATCGCGAACGCGAGCATCGCGGCCAAGAGCCTCACCGGGAGCATCACTGTTGTTTCGATCAGCATGGCGAGCTCGCGAGATTGGGCAAGGCCTTGCTCGAAGCCGTCGAGGTAGTGAGAGAAGCGGCGACGCACGAATGCTCGAATGAGTGCGATCATGATCACGAGCCGTGCGATCATCACGAGCATTGCGCTCCGCCGCCGCCGTACCCGCCGTATCCCGCCAACCCGCCCTACGCGCCGTATCCTCCGTATCCGCCATATCCACCCGTCGTTGTGATCGGAGGCGGTGGATGCGGTTGCGGATGCGCCGGCAAGGCTACGGTTGCATTGCCGTCAATGGCCGCGGCTTCGTCGCCGTCGGTGGGATCGACCCCGGCCAATGGTATAGCTATCGGCCAGCCGACGCCGTTCGGGAATCAAGCTGCGATTTTATCCGCCGTAGCGCCAATGCTCAGTGCAAGAGCTGAATTTCCCGATCCTGCGGGAATCCACGATATGGAAGCGCTACTGGATATTGGTGAATCTGCCGCCGCGCTGGTCAAACGCACATTGCCTTCCGGAGGATCGTCCGCATGAGCGAGCCTCACTCAGCAAGTGCATTATGGCCGACGCATGCGTTGCGCGCCTGGCTCGAGGCTTTGTCTGGCCAGATTCACCGCGCGCGCGACGATCTGGAGAGGCGAATCAATTCTGCTGAAAAAGAGCTTGCCAGGATGCGCCGGCTGCAGGAGCGCGCCAGCCACGTGTTGCAGTCGCTTCACGACTCGATCGGCAAAGTGGACGCGCGATTGCATCAAGCAGCAACTGCTCTGGTACACGAATCTGCAGGTGCGCAAACCGGAGTGCATAAGAGTCCGGAGCAAACCGACTCTGAAATAGAATCCGCGAAGAAAAAGGAAAGCAGCCGTAAAGAAGAGAATCGCCCGGCCGGTGGCCGTGGAACGAGAGGATAGCCACTCGCGCTAAATCCAACCAGGAGTTTGGACGCAATGTCTTACCATCCACCATACCCACCGTATCCGCCATATCCTGCGAACGCGCCGTTTCCGCCTTTTCCACCGTTTCCAGCCTATCCACCTTATCCGGCGCAGTGCTGTTGCCCGTGTCCGTCCGCGCAGCCTCAAGCGGGCGCACCCTCACAGCCTTCTCAGGCAGCTCCCCCGCCGCCCCCTCCGCCGCCTCCCACTGCAGCGCCGCCACCACCGCCTCCGCCGCCCCCTCCACCGCCGCCCTCGAACGGCTC
The sequence above is a segment of the Candidatus Binataceae bacterium genome. Coding sequences within it:
- a CDS encoding G1 family glutamic endopeptidase, with the translated sequence MKVTIFEAPPRNFDPATASDRSLALYGLPRRPDPAKEPGLRKLWDRAFARKPIFQKAHLVETTAWHTRPRALPKTNKFSLEGDWAGAVVNVPSLNLSPPEPANMVYAEWKVPAISTKPSEPGTQIVGFWVGLGGWNSGQVLQAGTAATLSGSSVSYWAWTEWFPAGYVIDNLAIQPGDVVSVLVCAPESDHGFVSMMNQSTNVAISVGVADPSGTNPYDGTSVEWIVESIESEEPNFGSVTFQSISAGTQHHTIDLSKAFTVSTVSSGKTLAKGEIISSEDQVEVVWEAAI
- a CDS encoding glycine/sarcosine/betaine reductase selenoprotein B family protein, translated to MPVEYIPRTKELYSDFKPYRWVVNDNVPFTPLTKPIAECRVALMSSGGVMYRDQPRFHREDASYRRIPKDANRDDLNIWHFGYPTADAEQDPNCVFPLERMRELETAGVIGALCDPAFTFMGGIYSSRKVRDELAPQIVDELKAAHADAFYLVPA
- a CDS encoding CBS domain-containing protein, which produces MRDADDDREQMFDEECPGPSELESALAHDKLADVAALAPLVLEITTSLADVIRTMRAERRACVLINRAGELAGIFTERDILMKVAANPIDVENTTIESFMTPDPYTLPADATVAFALNRMVLEGFRHIPIIDESGKATKVISMRNLIEYLGEIYGREILNIAPEPGIGRFQNRDGA
- a CDS encoding SDR family NAD(P)-dependent oxidoreductase → MARLQNKVALIFGGGADGPPNTGEKLSIGNGRATAIVCAREGATVMVSDKSLALAEETAAAIRAEGGRAQAIAADVSDEAQIKSAIEATVKSFGALHLLVNNVGIGIGGNLLKTSTEQFDKMHVVNVRSHFLAMRHALPEIEKSGGGAIVNVSSLAALRSNSMIPYEATKAALLGLGRSAAVTAARSNVRVNTILPGLINSSMVRREIGDREAQVAPRIPMRRQGTPWEIASAIVFLLSDDASYITGTELIVDGGLSCR
- the tpx gene encoding thiol peroxidase, coding for MAEERSGAVTMRGNPMTLVGPELKVGQKAPNFNAVGKGMAPASLETFKGKVKIISALPSLDTPVCDTETRKFNEEAAKLPGGVEIVTISMDLPFAQARWCGAAGVDKVTTISDYRGADFGHKYGALIKELYLLARAVFVVDKNDNVTYVEYVKEVASEPNYAAALEAAKKAAS
- a CDS encoding LLM class flavin-dependent oxidoreductase — encoded protein: MARIKIGYQVDFRNPPDSPISFTDLYGDTLSQVEYCDRAGFDSIWLTEHHFTDDGYLPSMLPMAAAIAARTRRVTIGTFVLLVPFFHPLKLAEDAAVVDVISGGRLRLGLGLGYRAEEFDGFGIPRDERFGRTIETIEILKRAWTGERFSFDGKYFKLRDVRVLPPPASKPHPELLWGAGAPAGIRRAAKLDMSFACVGGRKEMGIYVEAMKAAGKDPSRYSLVNSRVVYVADSEQRAWDDTRDALMYQAELYGKWLSAAAKTNDPTKILIRPDPERLRRTSVLGSPCEVVAKLREVIASGRMTELITVTQLPGLAPGKARRSLERFTAEVMPHLR
- the cbiB gene encoding adenosylcobinamide-phosphate synthase CbiB, whose protein sequence is MTHATHLSTPLIALALGADLLLGDPAWLPHPVRLIGAAIASGERGLRTGDRRRDRRNGRLLALGVIGLTAIVAYFVISVIDRGSPFLGAVAAVALAWTTLAMRGLDDSALAVERALILNDLAAARTALPALVGRDPDALDREGIARATVESVAENSSDAVIAPLLFLFIAGPVGAIAYKAANTLDSMIGYRDERYLNFGRAAARIDDIANYVPARLSALCIAGAASILFATGREALRMCARDAYRHASVNAGYPEAAMAGALGVQLGGAAAYAGQVEDRATLGDALNPIDVETIQKSRTILHYATLIAFLAIALCRWIFG
- the bluB gene encoding 5,6-dimethylbenzimidazole synthase; its protein translation is MADRNHHAFEAALRRGLYEAIFRRRDIREFIADPVPDDVLARILIAAHHAASVGFTQPWDFIVVRDIERRRRVKEIFERERIKNADSFSGARREKFLSLKLEGILEAPLNLIVTCTPDRFGPGVLGKSSIDDVEIYSACLAIENMWLAARAEGLGMGWVSILRNDALAEIFDIPRGVIPVAYLCLGYVREFPDRPLLETAEWAARMPPRSLLHFDSWKGDSARGDELKNAIDNPSIWRDILPGDRRR
- a CDS encoding adenosylcobinamide amidohydrolase; amino-acid sequence: MQRSAPWRSEIAGRNLVVHLPEVYRILGWAPLGGGRSRASLIINHQVEIGERAATEAPRRHLSRVARSLGHDPRRTVAMMTGAKVRRVATFTLTRGDLVVSAWCTAGCSNALRVGDSATVESMLPGTINLIVAINQPLSEAAMVEAIQIATEGRVAAVLDAHVRSTVSRKPATGTGTDCIIVACPDRLPAHDYCGKHTRLGELIGRAAMTSCSRALAKNGL